A genomic segment from Pararge aegeria chromosome 15, ilParAegt1.1, whole genome shotgun sequence encodes:
- the LOC120629903 gene encoding octopamine receptor, translating into MGQTYMHAYANFTSINYSQSYNVIDVDKDDCAVADEPKYPSSFGIMLAVPEWEAICTAIVLTLIIISTIVGNILVILSVFTYKPLRIVQNFFIVSLAVADLTVAILVLPLNVAYSILGQWVFGIYMCKMWLTCDIMCCTSSILNLCAIALDRYWAITDPINYAQKRTLERVLFMIGIVWIFSLIISSPPLLGWNDWPEVFEPDTPCRLTSQPGFVIFSSSGSFYIPLVIMTVVYFEIYLATKKRLRDRAKATKISTISSGQNKFASKESDEKDQDSVSSEANHNEHQGVTRLVSNNEKKKKAKKSTPKKKPKCRYWSKDDRFKNKLIIPILSNDNSVTDIADNIENRNTSSESNSKETHEDDLEVIETSIKVQKRPKPSQQNTVYQFIEEKQRISLTRERRAARTLGIIMGVFVVCWLPFFVIYLVIPFCASCCLSNKFINFITWLGYINSALNPLIYTIFNMDFRRAFKKLLCIKP; encoded by the coding sequence ATGGGCCAGACATACATGCATGCCTACGCTAACTTTACTTCGATAAATTACTCGCAATCTTACAACGTAATAGACGTTGATAAAGACGATTGTGCCGTCGCAGATGAACCTAAATATCCAAGTAGCTTCGGAATAATGCTGGCCGTCCCGGAATGGGAGGCAATTTGTACAGCTATAGTACTGACACTTATCATCATTTCGACCATTGTGGGCAACATCTTAGTGATACTTAGTGTATTCACATATAAGCCACTTAGAATTGTCCAAAATTTCTTCATAGTATCGCTCGCTGTAGCTGATTTAACAGTTGCCATTTTAGTTCTTCCTCTCAACGTAGCCTATTCAATACTTGGACAATGGGTCTTTGGAATTTATATGTGCAAAATGTGGCTAACCTGCGATATAATGTGTTGCACTTCCTCTATATTGAATCTTTGCGCGATAGCTCTGGACAGATATTGGGCAATAACGGACCCAATAAATTATGCACAAAAGAGAACCTTAGAGAGAGTGCTCTTTATGATTGGAATAGTGTGGATATTTTCGCTTATAATTAGCTCACCACCACTTTTGGGCTGGAACGATTGGCCTGAAGTTTTTGAACCCGATACCCCGTGTCGCCTAACATCGCAACCTGgctttgttatattttcatcTTCTGGGTCATTTTATATACCACTAGTAATAATGACAGTAGTTtactttgaaatatacttagCAACCAAAAAAAGATTAAGAGATAGAGCTAAAGCAACAAAAATTAGTACAATATCGAGCGgacaaaataaatttgcttcCAAGGAAAGCGATGAAAAAGACCAAGATTCTGTAAGCTCAGAAGCCAACCACAACGAACATCAAGGTGTGACACGACTCGTGTCAAACaacgaaaaaaagaaaaaggccAAGAAATCAACGCCAAAAAAGAAACCTAAGTGTAGGTATTGGAGTAAGGATGATAGATTTAAAAACAAGCTTATCATTCCAATTTTATCAAATGACAATTCAGTTACAGACATTGCAGATAATATAGAGAATAGAAATACCTCTTCGGAGAGTAACTCTAAGGAAACACATGAAGACGATTTAGAAGTGATTGAAACTTCAATAAAGGTTCAAAAACGTCCAAAACCGAGCCAACAGAATACTGTGTATCAATTTATAGAAGAGAAACAACGAATATCGCTCACGCGCGAACGTCGAGCAGCTCGAACGCTTGGAATTATTATGGGAGTATTTGTTGTGTGTTGGTTACCATTCTTCGTTATTTACCTTGTGATACCATTTTGTGCGAGTTGCTGTCTATCAAACAAGTTTATAAACTTCATAACTTGGCTTGGATATATAAACTCTGCTTTGAATCCTCTAATTTATACGATATTCAATATGGACTTCAGAAGGGCGTTCAAAAAACTATTGTGCATAAAACCTTGA